In one Modestobacter sp. L9-4 genomic region, the following are encoded:
- a CDS encoding MBL fold metallo-hydrolase has translation MPFLRRTATVTATAALLGGASWVARAAWGIPTALGASRRQLRPTVTGSAQFREGKFHNSLPTPAMSPANARDGLLRQWHQERHKGLPGGPIPLVDSDLPAEAGELAVTWFGHSSALLEVDGRRVLVDPVWGERVSPSPTIGPTRLHEPPVPLESLPPVDAVLISHDHYDHLDLPSVRVLIRTQTAPFVVPLGIGAHLRGWGVPEDRIVELDWDGATTVAGLTLTCTEARHFSGRFLARDTTLWSSWVVAGPRHRVFFGGDTGYTPAFAGIGARLGPFDLALQPIGAYNHNWHAIHMDPEEAVRAHGDLGGKVLMPIHWATFNLAFHRWAEPVQRLLVAAAAHDVQVVVPRPGERVDVLAPPPLHDWWTEVGSAEDDGGDPVPSVRRTGPGPGVSPRR, from the coding sequence GTGCCGTTCCTCCGTCGCACCGCCACCGTCACCGCCACCGCCGCCCTGCTCGGCGGGGCCAGCTGGGTCGCCCGCGCCGCCTGGGGCATCCCCACCGCGCTGGGCGCCAGCCGCCGCCAGCTGCGCCCGACCGTCACGGGGTCGGCGCAGTTCCGCGAGGGCAAGTTCCACAACTCGCTGCCCACCCCCGCGATGAGCCCGGCCAACGCCCGCGACGGGCTGCTCCGGCAGTGGCACCAGGAGCGGCACAAGGGGCTGCCCGGCGGCCCGATCCCGCTGGTCGACAGCGACCTCCCGGCCGAGGCCGGCGAGCTCGCCGTCACCTGGTTCGGCCACTCCAGCGCCCTCCTCGAGGTCGACGGGCGGCGGGTGCTGGTCGACCCGGTGTGGGGTGAGCGCGTCTCCCCCTCCCCGACCATCGGCCCCACCCGGCTGCACGAGCCGCCGGTGCCGCTGGAGAGCCTGCCGCCGGTCGACGCCGTGCTGATCAGCCACGACCACTACGACCACCTCGACCTGCCCAGCGTGCGGGTCCTGATCCGCACGCAGACGGCGCCCTTCGTCGTCCCGCTCGGCATCGGGGCGCACCTGCGCGGCTGGGGCGTGCCCGAGGACCGGATCGTCGAGCTCGACTGGGACGGCGCCACCACCGTCGCGGGGCTGACCCTGACCTGCACCGAGGCCCGGCACTTCTCCGGCCGCTTCCTCGCCCGGGACACCACGCTGTGGTCGTCCTGGGTGGTCGCCGGCCCGCGGCACCGGGTGTTCTTCGGCGGTGACACCGGCTACACCCCGGCCTTCGCCGGCATCGGCGCCCGGCTGGGCCCCTTCGACCTGGCCCTGCAGCCGATCGGGGCCTACAACCACAACTGGCACGCCATCCACATGGACCCCGAGGAGGCGGTGCGCGCGCACGGCGACCTCGGCGGCAAGGTGCTCATGCCGATCCACTGGGCCACCTTCAACCTGGCCTTCCACCGCTGGGCCGAGCCGGTGCAGCGGCTGCTGGTCGCGGCGGCCGCGCACGACGTGCAGGTCGTCGTCCCCCGGCCCGGCGAGCGGGTCGACGTCCTCGCGCCGCCGCCGCTGCACGACTGGTGGACCGAGGTCGGTTCGGCCGAGGACGACGGCGGCGACCCGGTGCCGTCGGTGCGACGGACCGGTCCCGGACCCGGGGTCAGCCCCCGCCGCTGA
- a CDS encoding ABC transporter permease, whose amino-acid sequence MRAVTLASIRAHLPRLVASTLAIVIAVGFVVATLVLNETMKATVSEAAGARYVDADAVVTSADGSGLAGQVAPLSALAGVRAVDPGYETSVSAVVPGRTGAQYLSVESVAADPQLRWQHLSAGALPTGPGQAAVSERVGAALGDVLPITTYGEDGQESTSEVTVVGIVDLRGDPTADVYGRLYATADQAVAWGAREPEELRVAGAEGSDPATVAATVSSALAGTPLTVRTGEQQAQKAVDDLTGDADFLTTGLLLFAGIAVLVAGLVIANTFAVLLAQRTRDLALLRCVGATAQQVRRSVLGEALVTGLAASVLGVLAGVGLAAGVSAFVGTDSPIPLAGVSVPLYVVLTGLAVGTLTTLLAALAPARAATRVAPLAALRPTDPTPLRSRGGVARLVTGLLLVLPGGGLMALGVVVHEVLIAFPGVVLTSLGGLLLAQRMVPPVVAAAGRLVGRVGGLPARLAAGNATRNPRRTAATATALLIGVTLTTAMVVGASSTRATAQAGLAAAYPTDVTVQGNGDPLPAGVLDQLRAVDGVVAGTALTSATLTGPQGDEYSVLGVDAAQALPVLRSTTQLRLPEPGTVVLPGWAEESWGVPVGQTVTFSGPGGSRTLTAVSGETDEPLMAAADVAALSPDAAAGTLWLRLADDVDQNDVVDEVTDIAGTAVPNAWVSGMAAERAAIDQVVDVLLLIVTGLLGVAVLIALIGVGNTLALSVVERRQESGLLRALGLTRGQLRGLLAWEAALVAGVAAVLGVVVGGVFGLVGVSSALQDVGELAISVPWLQIAAIVVVATAAGLLASVLPARRAAMTPPVAAIAG is encoded by the coding sequence ATGCGCGCCGTCACCCTCGCCAGCATCCGCGCCCACCTGCCCCGGCTGGTCGCCTCCACCCTCGCCATCGTCATCGCCGTCGGCTTCGTCGTGGCCACCCTCGTGCTCAACGAGACGATGAAGGCCACCGTCAGCGAGGCCGCCGGCGCCCGCTACGTCGACGCCGACGCCGTCGTCACCTCCGCGGACGGCAGCGGCCTGGCCGGCCAGGTCGCCCCCCTCAGCGCACTGGCCGGCGTCCGCGCCGTCGACCCGGGCTACGAGACGTCCGTGTCGGCCGTCGTCCCGGGGCGTACCGGCGCCCAGTACCTGTCCGTCGAGTCGGTCGCGGCCGACCCGCAGCTGCGCTGGCAGCACCTGAGCGCCGGCGCGTTGCCGACGGGGCCGGGCCAGGCCGCGGTCAGCGAGCGCGTCGGGGCCGCCCTCGGCGACGTCCTGCCGATCACCACCTACGGCGAGGACGGCCAGGAGTCGACCAGCGAGGTCACCGTGGTCGGCATCGTCGACCTGCGCGGGGACCCCACCGCCGACGTCTACGGCCGGCTCTACGCCACCGCCGACCAGGCCGTGGCCTGGGGCGCGCGGGAGCCCGAGGAGCTGCGGGTCGCCGGTGCCGAGGGCAGCGACCCGGCCACGGTCGCCGCGACGGTCAGCAGCGCACTGGCCGGGACGCCGCTGACGGTGCGCACCGGCGAGCAGCAGGCGCAGAAGGCGGTGGACGACCTGACCGGCGACGCCGACTTCCTGACCACCGGCCTGCTGCTCTTCGCCGGTATCGCGGTGCTGGTCGCCGGGCTGGTCATCGCCAACACCTTCGCCGTCCTGCTGGCCCAGCGCACCCGTGACCTGGCGCTGCTGCGCTGCGTCGGCGCCACCGCCCAGCAGGTCCGCCGCAGCGTCCTCGGCGAGGCCCTGGTCACCGGCCTGGCCGCCTCCGTCCTCGGGGTGCTGGCCGGGGTCGGGCTCGCCGCCGGCGTCTCGGCGTTCGTCGGAACCGACTCGCCGATCCCGCTGGCGGGGGTGTCCGTGCCCCTCTACGTCGTCCTGACCGGGCTCGCCGTCGGCACGCTGACCACGCTGCTCGCCGCGCTGGCCCCGGCCCGGGCCGCCACCCGGGTCGCCCCGCTGGCCGCCCTGCGGCCGACCGACCCGACCCCCCTCCGCTCCCGCGGCGGGGTGGCCCGGCTCGTCACCGGGCTGCTGCTGGTCCTGCCCGGGGGAGGCCTCATGGCCCTCGGCGTCGTGGTGCACGAGGTGCTCATCGCCTTCCCCGGCGTCGTGCTCACCTCCCTCGGCGGCCTGCTGCTCGCCCAGCGGATGGTGCCGCCGGTCGTCGCCGCCGCCGGCCGGCTCGTCGGCCGGGTCGGTGGGCTGCCGGCCCGCCTGGCCGCCGGCAACGCCACCCGCAACCCGCGCCGGACGGCGGCCACCGCCACCGCGCTGCTGATCGGCGTCACCCTCACCACCGCCATGGTCGTGGGCGCGAGCTCGACCCGGGCCACGGCGCAGGCCGGGCTGGCCGCCGCCTACCCCACCGACGTCACGGTCCAGGGCAACGGCGACCCGCTGCCGGCCGGCGTCCTGGACCAGCTGCGGGCGGTGGACGGCGTGGTCGCCGGGACGGCGCTGACCAGCGCCACCCTCACCGGCCCGCAGGGTGACGAGTACTCCGTGCTGGGCGTGGACGCCGCGCAGGCGCTGCCGGTGCTGCGGTCCACCACGCAGCTGAGGCTGCCCGAGCCGGGCACCGTCGTCCTGCCCGGCTGGGCGGAGGAGTCGTGGGGCGTGCCAGTCGGCCAGACCGTCACGTTCAGCGGCCCCGGGGGGTCGCGCACGCTGACCGCGGTGAGCGGGGAGACCGACGAACCGCTCATGGCCGCGGCCGACGTGGCGGCGCTGTCCCCCGACGCCGCCGCCGGGACGCTGTGGCTGCGGCTGGCCGACGACGTCGACCAGAACGACGTCGTCGACGAGGTCACCGACATCGCCGGCACCGCCGTCCCGAACGCCTGGGTCAGCGGCATGGCCGCCGAGCGGGCGGCGATCGACCAGGTCGTCGACGTCCTCCTGCTCATCGTGACCGGCCTGCTCGGTGTCGCTGTGCTCATCGCCCTGATCGGGGTGGGCAACACCCTCGCGCTCTCCGTGGTCGAGCGGCGTCAGGAGAGCGGGCTGCTGCGGGCCCTGGGCCTGACCCGCGGCCAGCTGCGCGGGCTGCTGGCCTGGGAGGCCGCTCTCGTCGCCGGGGTCGCCGCGGTGCTCGGCGTCGTGGTCGGCGGGGTGTTCGGCCTGGTCGGGGTGTCCTCGGCACTGCAGGACGTCGGCGAGCTGGCGATCAGCGTCCCGTGGCTGCAGATCGCGGCGATCGTGGTCGTCGCGACGGCGGCCGGGCTGCTGGCCTCGGTGCTCCCGGCCCGCCGGGCCGCGATGACGCCGCCGGTGGCCGCCATCGCCGGCTGA